One part of the Arthrobacter tumbae genome encodes these proteins:
- a CDS encoding Maf family protein: protein MTPRLILASASPARTKLLTEAGIAHSVTVSDVDEDAVTAAHGTPSPYDTAQLLARAKAEAVAALPEARGALVIGCDSVFEFEGEAHGKPYEAHVARERIKRMSGSSGTLHTGHWLVDTRETNDGGSGAALGAVASAEVHFMPLDEAEIEAYIATGEPLNCAGSFTIDGRGGAFIRKVDGDPHAVVGLSVSTLRELLRSAGVSITDVWQQ from the coding sequence ATGACCCCCCGGCTGATCCTCGCTTCCGCATCCCCCGCACGCACCAAACTCCTCACCGAGGCGGGCATCGCACACTCCGTCACGGTGTCCGATGTCGACGAGGACGCCGTCACCGCCGCACACGGCACGCCGAGCCCGTACGACACCGCCCAGCTGCTGGCGCGTGCGAAGGCGGAGGCCGTCGCGGCACTTCCCGAAGCCCGCGGCGCCCTGGTCATCGGCTGCGATTCGGTGTTCGAGTTCGAGGGCGAGGCGCACGGCAAACCCTACGAGGCGCACGTCGCCAGGGAGCGTATCAAGCGCATGTCCGGCTCTTCCGGAACACTCCACACGGGCCACTGGCTCGTGGATACCCGGGAAACGAACGACGGCGGTTCCGGCGCCGCGCTGGGCGCAGTCGCTTCCGCGGAGGTCCACTTCATGCCGTTGGACGAAGCCGAGATCGAGGCCTACATCGCCACCGGTGAGCCGCTGAACTGTGCCGGCTCCTTCACGATCGACGGGCGCGGCGGAGCCTTCATCCGCAAGGTCGACGGCGATCCCCACGCCGTCGTCGGGCTCAGTGTCTCCACGCTGCGCGAGCTGCTCCGCTCTGCAGGAGTGAGCATCACCGACGTCTGGCAGCAGTAG
- a CDS encoding pyridoxamine 5'-phosphate oxidase family protein encodes MDPREDEWRGQPGTLHMSEDLSETRCWALLSTHQTGRIGFLRDGAVQIYPVNYLVHDGAIYFRTREDGDIVNLLPLDGCAFQVDEVRSEAMAGWSVLANGKADAIRDEALLTELWGRSTEEPWAGGSRTTSVGIQPTQISGRSVQAV; translated from the coding sequence ATGGATCCCAGGGAAGACGAGTGGCGAGGACAGCCCGGCACGCTTCATATGTCGGAGGATCTCTCGGAGACCAGGTGCTGGGCCCTGCTCAGCACGCACCAGACGGGCCGGATCGGTTTCCTGCGGGACGGCGCCGTGCAGATCTACCCGGTCAACTACCTGGTGCACGACGGCGCAATCTACTTCCGCACCCGGGAAGACGGGGATATCGTCAACCTGCTTCCCCTCGACGGCTGCGCCTTTCAGGTGGATGAGGTCCGGTCCGAGGCGATGGCCGGCTGGTCTGTCCTGGCCAACGGAAAAGCGGATGCAATCCGCGACGAGGCGCTGCTGACCGAGCTGTGGGGACGGTCCACCGAGGAACCGTGGGCGGGCGGATCGCGGACAACGTCCGTGGGAATCCAGCCCACACAGATCAGCGGCCGCAGTGTCCAGGCAGTCTGA
- a CDS encoding acetyl/propionyl/methylcrotonyl-CoA carboxylase subunit alpha, translating into MSESMSAPAAPVTKVLIANRGEIAVRVIRAARDEGIASVAVYAEPDRDALHVRLADEAFALGGNTAAESYLVMDKILDAAARSGADAIHPGYGFLSENSQFAQQVIDAGLTWIGPSPSSIAQLGDKVQARHIAEKVGAPLVPGTKNPVESTQEVLDFADEFGLPLAIKAAYGGGGRGIKVVRDRDEIPEAYESAVREATAAFGRGECFVERFLDAPRHVETQCLADAHGNVVVISTRDCSLQRRNQKLVEEAPAPFLSEDQNRRLYEASKAILKEAGYQGAGTCEFLVGQDGTISFLEVNTRLQVEHPVSEEVTGIDLVREQFRLARGEQLGYSDPEVRGHSFEFRINGEDAGRNFMPAPGTVQTLKLPTGPGIRVDSGIEAGETIGGNFDSMLVKLIVTGATRRQALERSRRALAEMQIDGMPTVLPFHAAVVSDPAFAPESGSFSVHTRWIETEFANTIAPWTPDGDAAAPTDDDDTRQRVTVEVGGKRLEVVLPASLGVANGRAPGKGTGKPGKPKKVARSRAGAASGASGDDLTSPMQGTIVKVAVQDGDVVAEGDLIVVLEAMKMEQPLTAHKAGTLSGLTAVPGDTVSAGAIIAAIN; encoded by the coding sequence ATGAGCGAGTCGATGTCCGCACCTGCGGCACCCGTCACCAAAGTCCTGATTGCCAACCGCGGCGAGATCGCAGTTCGTGTGATCCGGGCAGCCCGTGATGAGGGCATCGCGTCGGTCGCTGTCTACGCCGAACCGGACCGGGACGCCCTGCACGTACGCCTGGCCGATGAGGCATTCGCTTTGGGCGGCAACACTGCCGCCGAGTCCTACCTCGTCATGGACAAGATCCTCGATGCTGCCGCACGCAGCGGCGCGGACGCCATCCATCCCGGCTACGGATTCCTCTCCGAGAACTCGCAGTTCGCGCAGCAAGTGATCGACGCCGGTCTCACCTGGATCGGGCCCTCCCCCTCGTCCATCGCGCAGCTCGGTGACAAGGTGCAGGCCCGCCACATTGCCGAGAAAGTCGGCGCCCCCCTGGTTCCCGGCACCAAGAACCCCGTCGAATCGACGCAGGAAGTGCTCGATTTCGCCGATGAGTTCGGCCTTCCGCTGGCGATCAAGGCCGCCTACGGTGGTGGCGGGCGCGGCATCAAGGTGGTTCGCGACCGCGACGAGATCCCCGAGGCCTACGAATCGGCGGTACGTGAAGCGACCGCCGCGTTCGGCCGCGGGGAATGCTTCGTGGAACGCTTCCTGGACGCCCCCCGCCATGTCGAGACGCAGTGTCTGGCCGATGCGCACGGCAACGTCGTTGTCATTTCCACCCGCGACTGCTCCCTCCAGCGCCGCAACCAGAAACTGGTGGAGGAGGCCCCTGCGCCGTTCCTGTCCGAAGACCAGAACCGCCGGCTGTATGAGGCCTCGAAGGCCATCCTGAAGGAAGCCGGCTACCAGGGCGCGGGTACGTGCGAATTTTTGGTTGGTCAAGACGGCACTATCTCGTTCCTCGAGGTCAACACGCGCCTGCAGGTTGAGCACCCCGTCTCCGAAGAGGTCACCGGTATCGACCTGGTGCGCGAGCAGTTCCGCCTCGCCCGCGGCGAACAGCTCGGCTACAGCGACCCTGAGGTCCGGGGCCACTCCTTCGAATTCCGCATCAACGGCGAGGACGCCGGCCGGAACTTCATGCCCGCGCCCGGCACCGTCCAGACACTTAAGCTGCCCACGGGCCCCGGTATCCGCGTGGACTCCGGCATCGAGGCGGGCGAAACCATCGGCGGCAACTTCGATTCGATGCTCGTCAAGCTCATCGTCACCGGAGCCACCCGCAGGCAGGCGCTCGAGAGGTCCCGGCGTGCGCTGGCGGAAATGCAGATCGACGGCATGCCGACCGTCCTGCCGTTCCACGCCGCCGTGGTCAGCGACCCGGCTTTTGCGCCCGAGTCCGGAAGCTTCTCGGTGCACACCCGCTGGATCGAGACGGAGTTCGCCAACACGATTGCGCCGTGGACTCCTGACGGCGATGCTGCGGCGCCGACTGACGACGACGACACCCGCCAACGCGTGACCGTCGAGGTGGGCGGCAAGCGACTGGAGGTTGTGCTTCCCGCTTCGCTTGGCGTAGCCAACGGCAGAGCTCCCGGCAAAGGCACAGGCAAGCCCGGGAAACCGAAGAAGGTTGCCCGCTCACGAGCTGGTGCGGCCTCCGGTGCGAGCGGCGACGACCTCACGTCGCCCATGCAGGGCACGATTGTGAAGGTGGCTGTTCAGGACGGGGACGTAGTGGCTGAGGGAGACCTCATTGTGGTGCTCGAAGCCATGAAAATGGAGCAGCCGCTTACAGCCCACAAGGCGGGCACGCTGTCCGGGCTGACGGCGGTGCCCGGCGATACCGTGTCCGCCGGCGCGATCATCGCGGCGATCAACTAG
- a CDS encoding CHRD domain-containing protein, whose protein sequence is MRTRNSSRIAALTGTAGAVALLATMGAAPASAETTVERPDTFTSYHTVYATPDQVVGQDGNPAPGEPGATGGFDFMINSDLEIICYDITLNGVTPPYQSAAKTATHIHETVAGENGPPRLAFPNPEGDGVLTSSGCIQGPFTTGIEGDDGADTGEGFSLKEIEANPAGFSADTHTSAYVPGAVRGQLTPMPVGGADTGVAVIPDEGSNAALPLALGILGAATLGAVVVTRSRTKLG, encoded by the coding sequence ATGCGAACGAGGAACAGTTCACGTATCGCCGCGTTGACCGGTACCGCCGGAGCTGTGGCGCTGCTGGCCACGATGGGAGCTGCGCCGGCGTCGGCTGAGACGACGGTTGAGCGCCCGGACACCTTCACCAGCTACCACACGGTCTATGCCACTCCGGATCAGGTTGTGGGCCAGGATGGCAATCCTGCTCCCGGTGAACCAGGAGCAACCGGCGGCTTCGACTTCATGATCAACTCGGACCTGGAAATCATCTGCTACGACATCACCCTGAACGGGGTCACGCCGCCCTATCAGAGCGCGGCGAAAACAGCGACACACATTCACGAGACCGTCGCAGGCGAGAACGGACCGCCGCGGTTGGCGTTCCCCAACCCTGAGGGCGACGGCGTCCTCACCAGTTCCGGCTGCATTCAGGGGCCCTTCACAACCGGCATTGAGGGCGATGACGGCGCGGACACTGGGGAAGGTTTCTCTTTGAAGGAGATTGAAGCCAACCCTGCGGGTTTCTCTGCGGATACCCATACGTCAGCGTACGTTCCCGGTGCGGTGCGCGGGCAGCTGACACCCATGCCGGTCGGCGGTGCGGACACGGGTGTTGCCGTCATCCCGGACGAGGGTTCGAACGCCGCGCTTCCGTTGGCTCTGGGCATCCTCGGCGCTGCCACGCTTGGGGCAGTCGTGGTGACGCGGTCCCGTACCAAGCTGGGCTGA
- a CDS encoding serpin family protein, with amino-acid sequence MGSIPGRFFTAVLAIGVLTLTGCGTAALPEQRIADAERQSVLLTDHPDAVAALRDSSYRIGAAMLAADPEGNQVTSPVSALAALAMLRVGARTTTAAEMDSVLGLPAEHRDEAMNALLAAWAAHDGDPATVDGEEPPEEPLLHLANGLFPAEDLPLEAAFLEPLAQHYGTGVYPVDYRTGGALDGMNAWVNHHTGGRIEEVPIEPSERTRLNIINTVYFAAAWADPFDPQSTETGPFRTSSSLVQTPLMYTVMPLKYADGDGWQGVDLPYNNGFVMRLILPEEGTSPVLDEAALAQANKEMDDAGEGLVALTLPSWDHSYDLDLKEVLTTMGLEEAMGETPDFSGISADGLYVEGAAQSANITVAEKGTIAAAVTQISMAESGFAEPDVEITFDRPFLYQILHEDTGMPLFLGTVMDPGTQ; translated from the coding sequence ATGGGCAGTATCCCGGGAAGATTTTTCACCGCCGTCCTTGCCATCGGGGTACTGACACTGACCGGCTGCGGAACAGCAGCCCTTCCGGAACAGCGCATCGCCGATGCTGAGCGCCAGTCCGTGCTGCTCACAGACCATCCCGACGCCGTCGCTGCCCTGCGCGATTCCTCGTACCGGATCGGCGCAGCGATGCTGGCCGCCGATCCAGAGGGCAACCAGGTCACCAGCCCGGTCAGCGCGCTTGCAGCGCTCGCCATGCTGCGCGTTGGCGCGCGGACGACGACGGCGGCGGAGATGGATTCCGTTCTCGGTTTGCCTGCCGAGCACCGCGACGAGGCAATGAACGCGCTGCTGGCCGCCTGGGCCGCGCACGACGGCGATCCGGCCACGGTCGATGGCGAGGAACCACCGGAGGAACCGCTGCTGCACCTCGCCAACGGGCTGTTTCCGGCGGAGGACCTGCCGCTTGAGGCTGCATTCCTGGAACCGTTGGCTCAGCACTACGGCACCGGTGTGTACCCGGTGGACTACCGAACGGGCGGAGCCCTCGACGGAATGAACGCCTGGGTGAACCACCACACCGGCGGTCGCATCGAGGAAGTGCCGATCGAACCCTCGGAACGCACCCGCCTCAACATCATCAACACCGTGTACTTCGCAGCGGCCTGGGCTGACCCGTTTGACCCTCAAAGCACGGAAACCGGACCCTTCAGGACGAGCAGCAGCTTGGTCCAGACGCCCCTGATGTACACGGTCATGCCGCTGAAGTACGCAGACGGCGACGGCTGGCAGGGCGTCGACCTGCCTTATAACAACGGGTTCGTGATGCGATTGATCCTGCCGGAGGAAGGCACAAGCCCGGTCCTGGACGAGGCTGCCCTCGCGCAGGCCAACAAGGAAATGGACGACGCCGGCGAAGGGCTGGTTGCGCTGACCCTGCCCTCGTGGGACCACAGCTATGATCTGGACCTCAAGGAGGTGCTCACCACCATGGGGCTGGAGGAGGCCATGGGTGAGACGCCTGATTTCAGCGGCATCAGCGCCGACGGACTCTACGTGGAAGGGGCCGCCCAATCGGCGAACATCACCGTTGCCGAGAAGGGCACCATCGCCGCTGCGGTGACCCAGATCAGCATGGCTGAGAGCGGGTTCGCGGAGCCGGACGTCGAGATCACCTTCGACCGGCCCTTCCTTTACCAGATCCTCCACGAGGACACCGGCATGCCACTGTTCCTCGGAACGGTCATGGACCCAGGAACACAGTGA
- a CDS encoding NADPH-dependent F420 reductase, which produces MKIGILGAGFIGSTLAQKLAETGHQVKVANSRGPGTIDAVVLATGATAVEASDVVRDVEVLITSIPLSGMPGIRPLIDGLPAGAVVVDTSNYYPLRDGHVKALDDGRVESLWVSEQIGRPVVKAWNAILSGTLEAKGSAAGQAGRLAIPVAGDEAAKRIAMSLVEDTGFDAVDAGTLADSWRQQPGAPTYCTELTRNEVPAALARAEKDLLPGRRDQVMATIGEKFGSLTTDDIAALNRAAYA; this is translated from the coding sequence ATGAAGATCGGCATTCTCGGTGCAGGATTCATCGGTTCGACGCTGGCACAGAAGCTCGCGGAAACCGGGCATCAGGTGAAGGTTGCCAACTCGCGTGGCCCGGGAACCATCGACGCCGTCGTCCTTGCGACAGGAGCGACTGCCGTTGAAGCGTCTGATGTCGTTCGGGATGTCGAGGTGCTCATCACCTCGATCCCGCTCAGCGGGATGCCGGGCATCCGGCCCCTGATCGACGGATTGCCCGCGGGCGCGGTTGTGGTCGACACGTCGAACTACTACCCGCTCCGGGACGGGCATGTAAAAGCCCTCGATGATGGGCGAGTCGAGAGCCTATGGGTCAGCGAACAGATCGGCCGCCCCGTCGTAAAAGCATGGAACGCGATCCTCTCGGGAACCCTTGAAGCCAAGGGAAGCGCAGCAGGACAGGCAGGTCGTCTTGCCATCCCTGTCGCAGGCGACGAGGCTGCCAAGCGCATCGCGATGAGTCTGGTGGAAGACACTGGATTCGACGCCGTCGACGCCGGTACCCTCGCCGATTCCTGGAGGCAGCAACCCGGCGCCCCCACGTACTGCACCGAACTGACCCGGAATGAAGTGCCGGCCGCCCTGGCGCGCGCGGAGAAGGACCTCCTACCCGGTCGACGGGACCAGGTCATGGCGACCATCGGTGAGAAGTTCGGTTCCCTCACGACGGACGACATTGCCGCCCTGAACCGAGCCGCCTACGCCTAG
- a CDS encoding sigma-70 family RNA polymerase sigma factor: MSEKRVVGLLRQTEGFDVHQAFAEHARAIYGFALNSVRDAAMAEDCVQETFVRAWRSRGSYSSSRGSERSWLFAIARNVVVDEIRARARRPAPMTDDRIEVASAAVAEADAIDDRITLYSGLAQLSQEHRDVIVAVQLEGRTYQQLHERSGVPVATLRTRMYYGLKALRETLGEEPR; the protein is encoded by the coding sequence ATGAGCGAGAAGAGGGTGGTCGGCTTGCTCCGGCAGACCGAGGGCTTCGATGTGCATCAGGCGTTCGCCGAACATGCGCGGGCCATCTACGGTTTTGCCCTTAACAGTGTTCGCGATGCAGCTATGGCAGAGGATTGCGTGCAGGAGACATTCGTGCGGGCATGGCGCTCGCGTGGCAGCTACAGTTCCTCGCGGGGGTCGGAACGGTCCTGGTTGTTCGCCATCGCCCGGAACGTCGTCGTTGACGAGATCAGGGCACGCGCACGTCGGCCGGCACCGATGACGGACGATCGGATCGAGGTCGCCTCGGCCGCCGTGGCGGAGGCCGATGCAATTGACGACAGGATCACGTTGTATAGCGGTCTTGCTCAGCTGAGCCAGGAGCACCGGGACGTAATCGTCGCGGTGCAGCTGGAAGGCAGGACGTATCAGCAACTACATGAACGAAGCGGCGTACCGGTCGCAACGTTACGAACACGCATGTACTACGGCCTGAAGGCCCTGCGTGAAACACTCGGAGAGGAGCCACGATGA
- a CDS encoding DUF885 domain-containing protein — MLLQLDPGFATQLGLPGHETEYRDYSPAGLEAFAEATRETLGRLIDLEPTDDVDAVTLDAMHERLGLELEIHETGLRLADLNNLACPAQEIRMIFDLMPTDTAEQWHHIAGRLCNVPDAVGGYITSLREGKNRGILPAARQIRIVIEQTSAYAADGGYFDEYVSGATIDDDGGLPDSVLTELAAGCEAARNAYRHLSTFLEEELLPEAPEKDAVGRERYSLMSRQFLGAAVDLEETYQWGVDELDRLIAEQESVANEIKEGASIEEAMRILDESPERQLQGTDALQAWMQGLSDRAVRELAGVHFDIPDIMRTIECMIAPTKEGGIYYTGPSDDFARPGRMWWSVPEGEDTFTTWKETTTVYHEGVPGHHLQIATATFQRGLLNSWRRNAVWVSGHGEGWALYAERLMESLGYLNDPGDRLGMLDAQRMRAARVVFDIGVHLELDIPERWGSGTWTPDKGYEFLKKNIAISEGQLNFEFTRYLGWPGQAPAYKIGQRLWEQIRDEVKQREGESFNLRDFHTRALNLGSVGLDTLRRALLS; from the coding sequence ATGCTGCTGCAACTCGATCCGGGATTTGCCACGCAGCTTGGCCTGCCGGGACACGAGACCGAATACCGCGACTACTCCCCCGCCGGGCTGGAGGCGTTCGCCGAAGCCACGCGGGAAACCCTCGGCCGCCTGATTGACCTCGAACCAACCGACGACGTCGACGCCGTCACCCTGGATGCGATGCATGAGCGCCTCGGGCTGGAACTTGAGATCCACGAGACCGGCCTGCGCCTGGCAGACCTGAACAACCTCGCCTGCCCTGCCCAGGAAATCCGCATGATCTTTGACCTCATGCCCACCGACACCGCCGAACAGTGGCACCACATTGCCGGCAGGCTCTGCAACGTGCCGGACGCCGTCGGCGGTTACATCACCTCCCTTCGCGAAGGCAAGAACCGCGGCATTCTGCCCGCAGCACGCCAGATCCGCATTGTGATCGAACAGACCAGTGCCTACGCTGCCGACGGCGGCTACTTCGATGAGTACGTGAGCGGCGCAACCATCGATGACGACGGCGGTCTTCCGGACTCCGTGCTAACGGAACTCGCCGCCGGCTGCGAAGCCGCACGCAACGCCTACCGTCACCTCAGCACCTTCCTCGAGGAGGAGCTGTTGCCGGAGGCTCCCGAGAAGGACGCGGTGGGCCGTGAACGCTACTCGCTAATGTCACGCCAGTTCCTGGGTGCTGCTGTGGACCTCGAGGAGACCTACCAGTGGGGCGTTGATGAACTGGACCGGCTGATTGCCGAGCAGGAGTCCGTCGCCAACGAGATCAAGGAAGGCGCATCCATCGAGGAAGCAATGCGCATCCTCGATGAATCGCCCGAGCGCCAACTGCAGGGCACCGACGCGCTGCAGGCCTGGATGCAGGGTCTGTCGGACCGCGCCGTCCGTGAACTTGCCGGTGTGCACTTCGACATCCCGGACATCATGCGCACCATCGAGTGCATGATTGCGCCCACCAAGGAAGGTGGCATCTACTACACGGGGCCCAGCGATGACTTCGCCCGCCCGGGCCGCATGTGGTGGTCGGTGCCGGAAGGTGAAGACACCTTCACCACGTGGAAGGAAACCACCACGGTTTACCACGAGGGCGTTCCGGGACATCACCTGCAGATCGCCACGGCAACCTTCCAGCGCGGGCTCCTGAACTCCTGGCGCCGCAACGCCGTCTGGGTCTCCGGGCACGGTGAAGGCTGGGCGCTGTATGCGGAGCGGCTCATGGAGTCCCTCGGTTACCTGAATGATCCGGGAGACCGGCTCGGCATGCTGGATGCCCAGCGGATGCGCGCGGCCCGGGTGGTCTTCGATATCGGCGTCCACCTCGAACTCGACATCCCTGAGCGTTGGGGCTCCGGTACCTGGACCCCGGACAAGGGGTACGAGTTCCTGAAGAAGAACATTGCCATCAGCGAAGGGCAGCTGAACTTCGAGTTCACCCGCTACCTCGGCTGGCCCGGGCAGGCGCCCGCCTACAAGATCGGCCAGCGTCTCTGGGAGCAGATCCGCGACGAGGTGAAGCAGCGGGAAGGTGAGTCCTTCAACCTGCGGGACTTCCACACCCGCGCGCTCAACCTCGGTTCGGTCGGCCTCGACACGCTCCGCCGGGCGCTGCTCAGCTAG
- a CDS encoding acyl-CoA carboxylase subunit beta: MQPETLPLEQDAGFTKDTGDAGPDLKTTAGKLADFRQRQERTLSPSGPEAIEKQHARGKGTARERIDLLVDPGSFVEFDALAVHRSTAFGMEKKKPLGDGVVSGYATVDGRQIAIYSQDFTVYGGSLSQVNGEKIVKVQEFALRNGCPLVGINDGGGARIQEGVASLAMFADIFRNNVHASGVVPQISLIMGPCAGGAAYSPALTDYVVMVDKSSHMFITGPDVIKTVTGEDVDMETLGGARQHNSTTGTSTYLATDEQDAIDFVRELLDFLPSNNLAEAPLTEFTEELELNEVDAQLDTLIPDSANQPYDMHTVISTVVDDGHFLEMQSLYAPNVVIGYARVEGHTIGIVANQPMQFAGTLDIAASEKAARFVRHCDAFNIPILTLVDVPGFLPGKDQEFNGIIRRGAKLLYAYAEATVPKITVITRKAYGGAYIVMGSKKLGADLNLAWPTAQIGVMGAQGAVNILYRGHLKSVADAGGNVEAARTEVINQYEEELLNPYQAAQLGYVDAVIAPSDTRVQVVRGLRALRDKRASLPAKKHGNIPL; the protein is encoded by the coding sequence ATGCAACCCGAAACGCTTCCCCTCGAGCAGGACGCCGGATTCACAAAGGACACAGGTGACGCCGGCCCCGACCTCAAGACCACCGCGGGCAAGCTCGCCGACTTCCGGCAACGCCAGGAACGCACCCTCTCGCCGTCGGGCCCGGAGGCCATCGAGAAGCAGCACGCCCGGGGCAAGGGAACGGCACGTGAGCGCATCGATCTGCTCGTGGACCCGGGATCCTTCGTGGAGTTCGACGCCCTCGCCGTCCACCGGTCCACGGCATTCGGGATGGAGAAGAAGAAGCCGCTCGGCGACGGCGTGGTATCCGGTTACGCCACGGTGGACGGCCGGCAGATCGCGATCTACAGCCAGGACTTCACGGTCTACGGCGGTTCGCTCAGCCAGGTCAACGGCGAAAAAATCGTCAAGGTGCAGGAGTTCGCCCTCCGCAACGGCTGCCCGCTGGTGGGCATCAACGACGGCGGCGGCGCACGCATCCAGGAGGGCGTCGCGTCGCTCGCGATGTTCGCTGACATCTTCCGCAACAACGTCCATGCCTCCGGCGTGGTCCCGCAGATCTCGCTCATCATGGGCCCGTGTGCCGGCGGCGCCGCGTACTCCCCCGCCCTGACCGACTACGTGGTCATGGTGGACAAGAGCTCACACATGTTCATCACCGGCCCGGACGTCATCAAGACCGTCACCGGCGAGGACGTGGACATGGAAACCCTCGGAGGCGCGCGCCAGCACAACTCCACCACGGGTACCTCCACCTATCTGGCGACCGATGAGCAGGACGCCATCGACTTTGTCCGGGAGCTGCTCGACTTCCTGCCGTCCAACAACCTTGCCGAGGCACCGCTGACCGAGTTCACCGAGGAGCTCGAACTCAACGAGGTTGACGCCCAGTTGGATACGCTCATCCCCGACTCCGCCAACCAGCCCTATGACATGCACACCGTCATCTCGACGGTCGTCGACGACGGCCACTTCCTGGAAATGCAGTCGCTCTACGCGCCGAACGTGGTGATCGGCTACGCCCGCGTGGAGGGCCACACCATCGGCATCGTCGCCAACCAGCCGATGCAGTTCGCGGGCACCCTGGACATCGCTGCTTCCGAGAAGGCCGCACGGTTTGTCCGCCACTGCGATGCGTTCAACATCCCAATCCTCACGCTGGTGGACGTCCCGGGCTTCCTGCCGGGCAAGGACCAGGAGTTCAACGGAATCATCCGGCGCGGCGCCAAACTCCTGTACGCCTACGCGGAGGCCACGGTTCCCAAAATCACGGTCATCACGCGCAAGGCCTACGGCGGCGCCTACATCGTCATGGGCTCCAAGAAGCTCGGCGCGGACCTCAACCTCGCGTGGCCCACGGCGCAGATCGGCGTGATGGGCGCACAGGGCGCGGTGAACATCCTCTACCGCGGTCACCTGAAATCAGTAGCCGACGCCGGCGGCAACGTTGAAGCTGCCCGCACCGAGGTGATCAACCAGTATGAAGAGGAACTGCTCAATCCGTACCAGGCCGCGCAGCTGGGTTACGTGGACGCGGTAATTGCGCCGTCAGACACCCGCGTCCAGGTTGTCCGCGGCCTGCGTGCCCTGCGCGACAAGCGCGCCTCACTGCCCGCCAAGAAGCACGGGAACATCCCGCTGTGA
- a CDS encoding cupin domain-containing protein — MQKSSLTALMRHQLEIARSASSGRSARTVFGGHEQTLRQTMIALAAGSSLAEHENPGEATVQVLQGRVTLRAGDVSWEGSPGDLLIVPRARHSLEAIEESVVLLTVAKLS, encoded by the coding sequence GTGCAGAAATCGTCGCTGACCGCGCTGATGCGGCACCAGCTGGAGATCGCGCGCAGCGCCTCAAGCGGGCGCAGCGCCCGGACCGTGTTCGGCGGGCACGAGCAGACCCTGCGCCAGACCATGATCGCCCTCGCAGCAGGCTCATCCCTGGCCGAGCATGAGAATCCCGGTGAGGCCACGGTTCAGGTGCTGCAGGGTCGCGTGACGCTGCGTGCCGGTGACGTGTCCTGGGAAGGGTCTCCCGGGGACCTGCTGATTGTCCCGCGGGCCCGGCATTCGCTGGAAGCCATCGAGGAGTCGGTCGTGCTCCTGACTGTGGCGAAGCTGTCCTGA
- a CDS encoding acyl-CoA carboxylase subunit epsilon yields the protein MSADLLPPEEAAPLFQVVAGNPTPEELAALAVVVLGLQANDDGARGHAPHRTWIRRDQLRLGPRPGPGSWRRSALR from the coding sequence GTGAGCGCGGACCTCTTGCCTCCAGAAGAAGCCGCGCCGCTGTTCCAGGTGGTGGCAGGGAACCCGACGCCGGAGGAGCTGGCGGCTCTCGCCGTCGTCGTGCTTGGACTGCAGGCGAACGACGACGGCGCACGCGGGCACGCACCGCACCGCACCTGGATCCGGCGCGATCAGTTGCGCCTCGGCCCCCGGCCTGGGCCGGGATCGTGGCGGCGCAGCGCCCTGCGGTAA